In the genome of Magnolia sinica isolate HGM2019 chromosome 2, MsV1, whole genome shotgun sequence, one region contains:
- the LOC131237714 gene encoding protein DETOXIFICATION 16-like isoform X3 translates to MEGDEAGPSSLQSPLLQSCSEKGIELEGGRKREILGEIKKQVLLCGPLIVINLLQFSLRMISVMFVGHLGELSLSSASMATSFGGVTGFSLLMGMGSALDTLCGQAYGAEQYHMLGIHMQRAMVVLTITQNNVTPMMISTGITVLLHIVVCWVLVFKSGLGNRGAALAIGISYWVNVALLAIYVNFSSACKKTWTGLSKEALNDTLNFLRLAVPSALMVCLEVWSFEMIVLLSGLLPNPKLETSVLSISLNTSSMAYMIPFGLSSAVSTRVSNELGAGRPQAACLAVCVVVFMAISLGAVVGLATILVGNIWGYVYSNEVEVVKYLATLMPTVALSVFMDGIQCVLSGTARGCGWQKIGALINFGAYYIVGIPTAVLLALVFHVGGKGLWMGIICALFVQIVLLTAITLRTNWDQEARKAKDRVNNSSIPINT, encoded by the exons atggaaggagATGAAGCTGGCCCATCATCTCTCCAATCTCCTCTTCTTCAAAGCTGCTCTGAAAAGGGCATTGAATTGGAAGGCGGTAGGAAGAGAGAGATATTAGGAGAAATAAAGAAGCAGGTGCTTTTGTGTGGGCCTTTGATAGTAATTAACCTTTTACAGTTCAGTTTGAGGATGATATCAGTGATGTTTGTGGGCCACCTTGGTGAGCTCTCTCTATCCAGTGCTTCCATGGCCACTTCCTTTGGTGGGGTCACTGGTTTTAGCTTACTG ATGGGAATGGGAAGTGCATTGGATACGTTGTGTGGGCAGGCATACGGAGCTGAACAGTATCATATGCTTGGCATTCACATGCAGAGGGCGATGGTTGTCCTAACAATT ACCCAAAACAATGTCACTCCAATGATGATAAGCACTGGAATCACAGTTCTACTACACATTGTCGTGTGTTGGGTTTTGGTATTCAAATCCGGCCTTGGAAACAGAGGGGCCGCCTTGGCGATTGGCATCTCTTATTGGGTCAATGTGGCCTTGTTGGCGATTTATGTGAACTTCTCCTCTGCTTGCAAGAAGACTTGGACTGGTTTATCAAAGGAGGCCTTGAATGATACTCTCAACTTCCTAAGACTCGCTGTTCCTTCAGCTCTTATGGTTTG CTTGGAGGTCTGGTCGTTTGAGATGATTGTTCTCTTATCTGGTCTTCTTCCTAATCCAAAGCTCGAAACATCAGTCCTATCAATAAG CCTTAACACATCTTCGATGGCCTACATGATCCCATTTGGTCTCAGCAGTGCAGTCAG TACAAGAGTTTCAAATGAATTGGGCGCCGGGCGTCCACAAGCTGCATGCTTAGCGGTATGTGTTGTGGTATTCATGGCCATTTCACTAGGTGCAGTTGTAGGGCTAGCCACAATCTTGGTGGGCAACATTTGGGGTTATGTATATAGCAATGAGGTAGAAGTGGTGAAATATTTAGCGACCTTGATGCCAACAGTTGCGCTCTCGGTCTTCATGGATGGAATCCAATGCGTGCTTTCAG GAACTGCTAGAGGATGCGGGTGGCAAAAGATCGGCGCTCTCATTAACTTTGGAGCTTACTACATCGTGGGCATTCCAACTGCTGTTCTCTTGGCTCTCGTCTTCCATGTTGGAGGAAAG GGCCTTTGGATGGGGATCATATGTGCACTTTTCGTGCAGATAGTGTTACTTACAGCAATAACACTCCGCACTAATTGGGATCAAGAG GCAAGGAAGGCTAAGGATAGAGTTAACAACTCTAGCATCCCAATAAACACATGA
- the LOC131237714 gene encoding protein DETOXIFICATION 16-like isoform X2, which produces MEGDEAGPSSLQSPLLQSCSEKGIELEGGRKREILGEIKKQVLLCGPLIVINLLQFSLRMISVMFVGHLGELSLSSASMATSFGGVTGFSLLMGMGSALDTLCGQAYGAEQYHMLGIHMQRAMVVLTIVSIPISFIWAYTGRILVALGQDPMISMEAGLYARWMVPSIFAYGLLQCHVRFLQTQNNVTPMMISTGITVLLHIVVCWVLVFKSGLGNRGAALAIGISYWVNVALLAIYVNFSSACKKTWTGLSKEALNDTLNFLRLAVPSALMVCLEVWSFEMIVLLSGLLPNPKLETSVLSISLNTSSMAYMIPFGLSSAVSTRVSNELGAGRPQAACLAVCVVVFMAISLGAVVGLATILVGNIWGYVYSNEVEVVKYLATLMPTVALSVFMDGIQCVLSGTARGCGWQKIGALINFGAYYIVGIPTAVLLALVFHVGGKARKAKDRVNNSSIPINT; this is translated from the exons atggaaggagATGAAGCTGGCCCATCATCTCTCCAATCTCCTCTTCTTCAAAGCTGCTCTGAAAAGGGCATTGAATTGGAAGGCGGTAGGAAGAGAGAGATATTAGGAGAAATAAAGAAGCAGGTGCTTTTGTGTGGGCCTTTGATAGTAATTAACCTTTTACAGTTCAGTTTGAGGATGATATCAGTGATGTTTGTGGGCCACCTTGGTGAGCTCTCTCTATCCAGTGCTTCCATGGCCACTTCCTTTGGTGGGGTCACTGGTTTTAGCTTACTG ATGGGAATGGGAAGTGCATTGGATACGTTGTGTGGGCAGGCATACGGAGCTGAACAGTATCATATGCTTGGCATTCACATGCAGAGGGCGATGGTTGTCCTAACAATTGTAAGCATTCCCATTTCTTTCATTTGGGCCTACACGGGCCGAATTCTCGTGGCCCTTGGACAGGATCCTATGATATCGATGGAAGCCGGTCTGTATGCTCGTTGGATGGTACCGAGCATTTTCGCTTATGGTCTCCTTCAATGCCATGTTCGTTTCCTACAGACCCAAAACAATGTCACTCCAATGATGATAAGCACTGGAATCACAGTTCTACTACACATTGTCGTGTGTTGGGTTTTGGTATTCAAATCCGGCCTTGGAAACAGAGGGGCCGCCTTGGCGATTGGCATCTCTTATTGGGTCAATGTGGCCTTGTTGGCGATTTATGTGAACTTCTCCTCTGCTTGCAAGAAGACTTGGACTGGTTTATCAAAGGAGGCCTTGAATGATACTCTCAACTTCCTAAGACTCGCTGTTCCTTCAGCTCTTATGGTTTG CTTGGAGGTCTGGTCGTTTGAGATGATTGTTCTCTTATCTGGTCTTCTTCCTAATCCAAAGCTCGAAACATCAGTCCTATCAATAAG CCTTAACACATCTTCGATGGCCTACATGATCCCATTTGGTCTCAGCAGTGCAGTCAG TACAAGAGTTTCAAATGAATTGGGCGCCGGGCGTCCACAAGCTGCATGCTTAGCGGTATGTGTTGTGGTATTCATGGCCATTTCACTAGGTGCAGTTGTAGGGCTAGCCACAATCTTGGTGGGCAACATTTGGGGTTATGTATATAGCAATGAGGTAGAAGTGGTGAAATATTTAGCGACCTTGATGCCAACAGTTGCGCTCTCGGTCTTCATGGATGGAATCCAATGCGTGCTTTCAG GAACTGCTAGAGGATGCGGGTGGCAAAAGATCGGCGCTCTCATTAACTTTGGAGCTTACTACATCGTGGGCATTCCAACTGCTGTTCTCTTGGCTCTCGTCTTCCATGTTGGAGGAAAG GCAAGGAAGGCTAAGGATAGAGTTAACAACTCTAGCATCCCAATAAACACATGA
- the LOC131237714 gene encoding protein DETOXIFICATION 16-like isoform X1, which translates to MEGDEAGPSSLQSPLLQSCSEKGIELEGGRKREILGEIKKQVLLCGPLIVINLLQFSLRMISVMFVGHLGELSLSSASMATSFGGVTGFSLLMGMGSALDTLCGQAYGAEQYHMLGIHMQRAMVVLTIVSIPISFIWAYTGRILVALGQDPMISMEAGLYARWMVPSIFAYGLLQCHVRFLQTQNNVTPMMISTGITVLLHIVVCWVLVFKSGLGNRGAALAIGISYWVNVALLAIYVNFSSACKKTWTGLSKEALNDTLNFLRLAVPSALMVCLEVWSFEMIVLLSGLLPNPKLETSVLSISLNTSSMAYMIPFGLSSAVSTRVSNELGAGRPQAACLAVCVVVFMAISLGAVVGLATILVGNIWGYVYSNEVEVVKYLATLMPTVALSVFMDGIQCVLSGTARGCGWQKIGALINFGAYYIVGIPTAVLLALVFHVGGKGLWMGIICALFVQIVLLTAITLRTNWDQEARKAKDRVNNSSIPINT; encoded by the exons atggaaggagATGAAGCTGGCCCATCATCTCTCCAATCTCCTCTTCTTCAAAGCTGCTCTGAAAAGGGCATTGAATTGGAAGGCGGTAGGAAGAGAGAGATATTAGGAGAAATAAAGAAGCAGGTGCTTTTGTGTGGGCCTTTGATAGTAATTAACCTTTTACAGTTCAGTTTGAGGATGATATCAGTGATGTTTGTGGGCCACCTTGGTGAGCTCTCTCTATCCAGTGCTTCCATGGCCACTTCCTTTGGTGGGGTCACTGGTTTTAGCTTACTG ATGGGAATGGGAAGTGCATTGGATACGTTGTGTGGGCAGGCATACGGAGCTGAACAGTATCATATGCTTGGCATTCACATGCAGAGGGCGATGGTTGTCCTAACAATTGTAAGCATTCCCATTTCTTTCATTTGGGCCTACACGGGCCGAATTCTCGTGGCCCTTGGACAGGATCCTATGATATCGATGGAAGCCGGTCTGTATGCTCGTTGGATGGTACCGAGCATTTTCGCTTATGGTCTCCTTCAATGCCATGTTCGTTTCCTACAGACCCAAAACAATGTCACTCCAATGATGATAAGCACTGGAATCACAGTTCTACTACACATTGTCGTGTGTTGGGTTTTGGTATTCAAATCCGGCCTTGGAAACAGAGGGGCCGCCTTGGCGATTGGCATCTCTTATTGGGTCAATGTGGCCTTGTTGGCGATTTATGTGAACTTCTCCTCTGCTTGCAAGAAGACTTGGACTGGTTTATCAAAGGAGGCCTTGAATGATACTCTCAACTTCCTAAGACTCGCTGTTCCTTCAGCTCTTATGGTTTG CTTGGAGGTCTGGTCGTTTGAGATGATTGTTCTCTTATCTGGTCTTCTTCCTAATCCAAAGCTCGAAACATCAGTCCTATCAATAAG CCTTAACACATCTTCGATGGCCTACATGATCCCATTTGGTCTCAGCAGTGCAGTCAG TACAAGAGTTTCAAATGAATTGGGCGCCGGGCGTCCACAAGCTGCATGCTTAGCGGTATGTGTTGTGGTATTCATGGCCATTTCACTAGGTGCAGTTGTAGGGCTAGCCACAATCTTGGTGGGCAACATTTGGGGTTATGTATATAGCAATGAGGTAGAAGTGGTGAAATATTTAGCGACCTTGATGCCAACAGTTGCGCTCTCGGTCTTCATGGATGGAATCCAATGCGTGCTTTCAG GAACTGCTAGAGGATGCGGGTGGCAAAAGATCGGCGCTCTCATTAACTTTGGAGCTTACTACATCGTGGGCATTCCAACTGCTGTTCTCTTGGCTCTCGTCTTCCATGTTGGAGGAAAG GGCCTTTGGATGGGGATCATATGTGCACTTTTCGTGCAGATAGTGTTACTTACAGCAATAACACTCCGCACTAATTGGGATCAAGAG GCAAGGAAGGCTAAGGATAGAGTTAACAACTCTAGCATCCCAATAAACACATGA